Proteins from a genomic interval of Desulfovibrio desulfuricans:
- a CDS encoding 4Fe-4S dicluster domain-containing protein has translation MNEAINLNRLRDPAFTEEVDAHSGQKVSTCYQCGNCTAGCPAGFVYDMQVNQIMRAVQLGLKDAVLDSRSIWMCLSCSTCSQRCPNNIDVAGVMETLRHMARKEGRVAVPKVEKFWFSFLDTVRTFGRTHEIGTMALYMMRSLRVFTDVDLAPEALKKGKLGLKPHILPGGAGPVTRIFTRYKERAKREGVRP, from the coding sequence ATGAACGAAGCCATTAACCTGAACCGCCTGCGCGACCCCGCCTTTACGGAGGAAGTGGATGCGCACAGCGGGCAAAAAGTGTCCACCTGCTATCAGTGCGGCAATTGTACTGCCGGCTGTCCCGCAGGGTTCGTTTACGACATGCAGGTCAACCAGATCATGCGGGCGGTACAGTTGGGCTTGAAGGACGCGGTACTTGATTCGCGTTCCATCTGGATGTGCCTGTCCTGTTCCACCTGTAGCCAACGGTGTCCCAACAACATCGATGTGGCCGGAGTCATGGAGACCCTGCGCCACATGGCCCGCAAGGAAGGCCGCGTGGCCGTTCCCAAGGTGGAAAAATTCTGGTTTTCCTTCCTGGATACGGTGCGCACCTTTGGCCGCACCCACGAAATCGGCACCATGGCACTCTACATGATGCGCTCACTGCGCGTGTTTACCGACGTTGACCTCGCGCCCGAAGCTCTCAAAAAGGGCAAGCTGGGACTCAAGCCCCACATTCTGCCGGGCGGGGCAGGGCCGGTTACCCGTATCTTTACGCGCTACAAGGAACGCGCCAAGCGCGAGGGGGTGCGCCCATGA
- a CDS encoding CoB--CoM heterodisulfide reductase iron-sulfur subunit B family protein gives MNFAYYPGCSARGSSKDYEMSTQAVCKALDMRLVDIPDWNCCGSTPAHAVDTELSAALCVRNLDIAAQQKAEVLLTPCPSCLSNLRMAAKRMENPAFRSRVDELLDGPSAKQFPPVTSVMQGIAAQMEMDAIAARVRQSLKGLKLVAYYGCLMSRPAEVMNFGDPENPTLMEEMMSACGAEMLDFPLKTACCGASFGIPERPMTAKNSGRILELATRLGADAIVVACPLCQMNLDLRQDQASAAMDTKFRMPVLYFTQMMGIAFDLPEEELGLNKLCVSPNGLIRKLGELRREEAAKPAEQKAKAAEGGR, from the coding sequence ATGAATTTTGCCTACTACCCCGGCTGCTCCGCCAGGGGTTCTTCAAAAGATTACGAAATGTCCACTCAGGCTGTGTGCAAAGCCCTGGACATGAGACTTGTGGATATTCCCGACTGGAACTGTTGCGGCTCCACCCCGGCCCATGCCGTGGATACGGAACTTTCCGCCGCCCTGTGCGTGCGCAATCTTGATATTGCCGCCCAGCAAAAAGCTGAAGTTCTGCTTACCCCATGCCCCAGCTGCCTTTCCAACCTGCGCATGGCTGCCAAGCGCATGGAAAATCCCGCCTTCCGCAGCCGCGTTGACGAGCTGCTGGACGGCCCCTCGGCCAAGCAGTTTCCGCCTGTCACCTCCGTCATGCAGGGCATTGCCGCGCAGATGGAAATGGACGCCATCGCCGCCCGCGTGCGCCAGAGTCTCAAGGGGCTCAAGCTCGTGGCCTACTACGGCTGCCTCATGAGCCGCCCGGCGGAAGTGATGAACTTTGGCGACCCCGAAAATCCCACGCTCATGGAAGAAATGATGTCAGCCTGCGGCGCGGAGATGCTTGATTTCCCGCTCAAGACCGCCTGCTGCGGCGCATCGTTCGGCATTCCCGAGCGCCCCATGACAGCCAAAAATTCGGGCCGCATCCTTGAGCTGGCAACCCGCCTCGGCGCGGACGCCATCGTAGTGGCCTGTCCTCTCTGCCAGATGAACCTTGACCTGCGCCAGGATCAGGCCAGCGCGGCCATGGACACCAAGTTCCGTATGCCGGTGCTCTACTTCACCCAGATGATGGGCATTGCCTTTGATCTGCCGGAAGAAGAACTGGGCCTGAACAAGCTGTGCGTGAGCCCCAACGGCCTTATCCGCAAACTGGGCGAGCTGCGCCGCGAGGAAGCAGCCAAACCCGCAGAGCAGAAGGCCAAGGCCGCTGAAGGAGGCAGGTAA
- a CDS encoding CoB--CoM heterodisulfide reductase iron-sulfur subunit A family protein, which translates to MRIGVFICHCGSNIAGTVDCAQVAAIARTYPDVVYADDPMYTCAEPGQAAIEAAIHEHKLDGVVVASCSPRMHEPTFRRTVERAGLNRYMLEMANIREHVSWIGKDMEANTNKAAELVQLAVEKLRNNKPLLAKSFDVNKRVLVIGGGVAGIQAALDCADGGIQVVLVERDATIGGKMAKLDKTFPTVDCSACILGPKMVDVAQHSNITLYAYSEVEDISGYVGNFTVKIRKRTTYVDWSLCTGCGACTEKCPAKKTPDTFNELTGNTTAITIAFPQAIPKKAVINPQFCRQLLKGKCGVCAKVCPTGAIKYDMEDEVITEEVGSIVAATGYDLMDWTVYKEYGGGAYPDVITSLQYERLLSASGPTGGHVKRPSDGREPKNIVFVQCVGSRDKSVGRPYCSGFCCMYTAKQAILTKDHIPDSKSFVFYMDIRAPGKMYDEFTRRAMEEYGTEYIRGRVSQIYPDGNGQMTVMGVDTLLGQPVEIKADLVVLAVGVEASKGSPQLAEKLRISYDSYGFFMESHVKLKPVETNTAGVYLAGVCQGVKDIPASVAQGSAAAAKVLALFSKDKLESDPQIAQVDIRRCVNCGKCIRCCPFGAIKEVEIRGEGKAQVIETVCQGCGLCTSTCPQGAIQLSHATDNQILAEVNALCQC; encoded by the coding sequence ATGAGAATAGGCGTCTTTATCTGCCACTGCGGCAGCAACATCGCCGGAACCGTCGATTGCGCCCAGGTGGCGGCCATTGCCCGCACCTACCCGGACGTAGTCTATGCCGACGACCCCATGTACACCTGCGCCGAACCAGGGCAGGCGGCCATTGAGGCTGCCATCCACGAGCACAAGCTTGACGGCGTGGTCGTTGCCTCCTGCTCGCCGCGCATGCACGAACCCACCTTCCGCCGCACGGTGGAACGCGCGGGGCTGAACCGCTACATGCTTGAAATGGCCAACATCCGCGAGCATGTTTCGTGGATCGGCAAAGACATGGAAGCCAACACCAACAAGGCTGCCGAACTGGTGCAGCTTGCGGTGGAAAAGCTGCGCAACAACAAGCCCCTGCTGGCCAAGAGCTTTGATGTCAACAAGCGCGTGCTGGTCATCGGCGGCGGCGTTGCGGGCATTCAGGCGGCGCTTGACTGTGCCGACGGCGGCATTCAGGTGGTGCTGGTGGAACGCGATGCGACCATCGGCGGCAAGATGGCAAAGCTCGACAAGACCTTCCCCACCGTTGACTGCTCGGCCTGTATTCTCGGCCCCAAGATGGTGGACGTGGCCCAGCACTCCAACATTACGCTCTACGCCTATTCCGAAGTGGAAGACATTTCGGGCTATGTGGGCAACTTTACGGTCAAGATCCGCAAGCGCACCACCTATGTGGACTGGAGCCTGTGCACGGGCTGCGGCGCATGCACAGAGAAATGCCCGGCCAAGAAAACGCCCGACACCTTCAATGAACTGACGGGCAACACCACGGCCATCACCATTGCCTTTCCGCAGGCCATCCCCAAGAAGGCCGTCATCAATCCGCAGTTCTGCCGCCAGCTTCTCAAGGGCAAGTGCGGCGTGTGCGCCAAGGTGTGCCCCACCGGGGCCATCAAGTACGACATGGAAGATGAAGTCATCACCGAAGAAGTGGGCAGCATTGTTGCCGCCACCGGTTATGACCTCATGGACTGGACCGTGTACAAGGAATACGGCGGCGGCGCGTACCCCGACGTCATCACCTCCTTGCAGTACGAGCGCCTGCTCTCCGCATCCGGCCCCACGGGCGGGCATGTGAAGCGCCCCTCTGACGGTAGGGAACCCAAGAACATCGTCTTTGTGCAGTGCGTCGGCTCGCGCGACAAATCCGTGGGCCGTCCCTACTGCTCCGGCTTCTGCTGCATGTACACGGCCAAGCAGGCCATCCTGACCAAGGATCACATTCCCGATTCCAAGTCCTTTGTCTTCTACATGGACATCCGCGCTCCAGGGAAGATGTACGACGAGTTTACCCGCCGCGCCATGGAAGAATACGGTACGGAATACATCCGTGGCCGCGTGTCGCAGATTTACCCCGACGGCAACGGCCAGATGACGGTCATGGGCGTGGATACCCTGCTGGGTCAGCCAGTGGAAATCAAGGCCGACCTGGTGGTGCTTGCCGTGGGCGTCGAGGCCAGCAAGGGTTCGCCCCAGCTGGCGGAAAAGCTGCGTATCTCCTACGACAGCTACGGCTTCTTCATGGAAAGCCACGTCAAGCTCAAGCCTGTGGAAACCAATACCGCCGGTGTGTATCTGGCGGGCGTATGCCAGGGGGTCAAGGACATTCCCGCCTCCGTGGCCCAGGGTTCCGCCGCTGCGGCCAAGGTGCTGGCGCTCTTCTCCAAGGACAAGCTTGAAAGCGACCCGCAGATCGCCCAGGTGGACATCCGCCGCTGCGTCAACTGCGGCAAGTGCATCCGCTGCTGCCCCTTCGGAGCCATCAAGGAAGTGGAGATCCGGGGCGAGGGCAAGGCTCAGGTCATCGAGACCGTGTGCCAGGGCTGCGGCCTGTGTACGTCCACCTGTCCGCAGGGGGCCATCCAGCTTTCACACGCTACTGACAACCAGATCCTTGCGGAGGTAAACGCCTTATGCCAGTGCTAA
- a CDS encoding hydrogenase iron-sulfur subunit produces the protein MPVLNGKELRIVGFLCNWCSYGGADTAGVARATQPTDLRVIRVPCSGRIDPLFIVKALLNGADGVLVSGCHPRDCHYAAGNFYARRRLEVLKQFLPVLGIDERRFEYTWVSASEGQRWQQVVTVFTDRIHKLGPAPKLEDPEPLLKIADMALTSLRSLGTGQNAALAELKEAIKAKLPELDCVLGWQQGYDAAHTVPLFMKTPEDVDKLVWGPFNVNNPAVYLPSFKGKKVGIVVKGCDSRSVVELLQENLIRREDVTIFALPCEGTLDMARVNQDLGRYTKIDGVTYDEAGVTITADGKDHRFCMTDYAQGKCYGCTTPSAVLADTLLGQPVKVDGAAGTPPELALLDSMTLDERLAFWRGQMDRCLRCYACRNACPMCVCRDYCVSDSRDPHWMTQEDSAKEKLFFQTIHAMHLAGRCTGCGECQRACPVGIPILALRQQIARAVAQLFDGYQPGLNPDEVPPLLGYEVVEKNIHERDWK, from the coding sequence ATGCCAGTGCTAAACGGCAAAGAACTGAGAATTGTAGGTTTTCTCTGCAACTGGTGTTCGTATGGCGGCGCGGATACTGCCGGTGTGGCCCGCGCCACCCAGCCCACAGACCTGCGCGTCATCCGTGTTCCCTGCTCGGGCCGTATTGACCCGCTGTTCATCGTCAAGGCGCTGCTCAACGGCGCGGACGGCGTGCTGGTTTCCGGCTGCCACCCCCGCGACTGCCACTACGCAGCGGGCAACTTCTACGCCCGCCGCCGCCTTGAGGTGCTCAAGCAGTTCCTGCCCGTGCTGGGCATTGACGAACGCCGCTTTGAATACACCTGGGTTTCAGCCTCCGAAGGCCAGCGCTGGCAGCAGGTGGTCACGGTCTTTACCGACCGCATCCACAAGCTCGGCCCCGCGCCCAAGCTGGAAGACCCGGAACCGCTGCTCAAAATAGCAGACATGGCCCTGACCTCCCTGCGCTCCCTCGGCACAGGGCAGAACGCCGCCCTTGCCGAGCTCAAGGAAGCCATCAAGGCCAAGCTGCCCGAGCTGGACTGCGTGCTCGGCTGGCAGCAGGGCTATGACGCCGCGCACACCGTGCCCCTGTTCATGAAGACCCCCGAGGACGTGGACAAGCTGGTATGGGGGCCCTTTAACGTCAACAATCCCGCCGTGTACCTGCCCTCGTTCAAGGGCAAGAAGGTGGGCATTGTGGTCAAGGGCTGCGATTCCCGCTCGGTGGTTGAATTGCTGCAGGAAAACCTGATCCGCCGCGAAGATGTGACCATCTTTGCCCTGCCCTGCGAAGGCACGCTGGACATGGCCCGCGTCAATCAGGATCTGGGCCGCTACACCAAGATCGACGGCGTGACCTACGACGAGGCCGGTGTAACCATCACCGCCGACGGCAAGGATCACCGCTTCTGCATGACGGACTACGCCCAGGGCAAATGCTACGGCTGCACCACGCCTTCGGCAGTGCTGGCCGACACCCTGCTTGGTCAGCCCGTCAAGGTGGACGGCGCGGCGGGTACCCCGCCGGAACTGGCCCTGCTCGATTCCATGACTCTGGACGAACGGCTCGCCTTCTGGCGTGGCCAGATGGACCGCTGCCTGCGCTGCTACGCCTGCCGCAACGCCTGCCCCATGTGCGTGTGCCGCGACTACTGCGTCTCCGACAGCCGCGATCCGCACTGGATGACGCAGGAAGACAGCGCCAAGGAAAAACTCTTCTTCCAGACCATCCACGCCATGCATCTGGCTGGCCGCTGCACAGGCTGCGGCGAATGCCAGCGCGCCTGCCCCGTGGGCATTCCCATCCTGGCCCTGCGCCAGCAGATTGCCCGCGCTGTGGCCCAGCTTTTTGACGGCTACCAGCCCGGCCTCAATCCGGATGAAGTGCCGCCCTTGCTGGGCTATGAAGTGGTTGAAAAGAACATTCATGAGAGGGACTGGAAATGA
- a CDS encoding 4Fe-4S dicluster domain-containing protein, protein MSMIRFVTPDGLPAFLAYLSQNGRRVLVPVEKPANKRSVVFEPWQEGKPFTLEKATVPAKEAVLPQCETLVRYKKTKDPENLERVTMSLDDKPEAQPTVVFACRPCDARGYAVLDRPYLKGPYADPYYKARRDQLTVVTLTCGSGCNTCFCHWVGGGPTSPEGSDVLMTEIEGGYVLQGITPKGEELLAASSLSEGAELFPKAEAARKEAWASLVPAPNIKNAPEKVAARFNDTQFWQDQTDRCLSCGACTYFCPTCYCFTITDEGEGLSEKGGRRLRSWDNCMSSLFTREASGHNPRMLKAFRMRNRVSHKYSTYPENWGSFSCSGCGRCISNCPVCLDIRSIVLAAIEDGNDDKKSTDK, encoded by the coding sequence ATGAGCATGATCCGCTTTGTTACCCCTGACGGCTTGCCCGCGTTTCTCGCCTACCTCTCGCAGAATGGCCGCCGTGTGCTTGTGCCGGTAGAAAAGCCCGCCAACAAGCGTTCTGTGGTCTTTGAGCCGTGGCAGGAAGGCAAGCCCTTTACTCTGGAAAAGGCCACCGTGCCCGCCAAGGAAGCCGTGCTGCCCCAGTGCGAAACCCTGGTGCGCTACAAAAAAACCAAGGACCCTGAAAACCTCGAACGCGTCACCATGAGCCTGGACGACAAGCCCGAGGCTCAGCCCACCGTGGTTTTTGCCTGCCGCCCCTGCGATGCGCGTGGTTATGCGGTGCTTGACCGCCCCTACCTTAAAGGGCCTTACGCCGATCCTTACTACAAGGCGCGGCGCGACCAGCTCACGGTGGTTACGCTCACCTGCGGCAGCGGCTGCAACACCTGCTTCTGCCACTGGGTTGGCGGCGGCCCAACCTCCCCCGAAGGCTCGGACGTGCTCATGACCGAGATCGAGGGCGGCTATGTGCTGCAAGGCATCACGCCCAAGGGCGAAGAACTGCTGGCTGCGTCTTCCCTCTCGGAAGGGGCCGAACTTTTCCCCAAGGCGGAAGCCGCCCGCAAGGAAGCCTGGGCCAGCCTTGTGCCAGCACCCAATATCAAAAACGCGCCCGAAAAAGTGGCTGCCCGCTTTAACGATACGCAGTTCTGGCAGGATCAGACCGACCGCTGCCTCTCCTGCGGGGCCTGCACCTACTTTTGCCCCACCTGCTACTGCTTCACCATCACCGATGAGGGCGAAGGACTGAGCGAAAAAGGTGGCCGCCGTCTGCGCAGCTGGGACAACTGCATGTCCTCGCTGTTCACCCGCGAGGCCAGCGGCCACAACCCGCGCATGCTCAAGGCATTCCGCATGCGCAACCGCGTTTCGCACAAGTACTCCACCTATCCTGAAAACTGGGGTTCGTTCTCGTGCAGCGGCTGTGGTCGCTGCATCAGCAATTGCCCCGTCTGCCTGGACATCCGCTCCATCGTGCTGGCCGCCATTGAAGACGGCAACGATGACAAGAAGTCCACGGACAAGTAG
- a CDS encoding FAD/NAD(P)-binding protein, which yields MLREITARPMMQGNPYLPMPATVAEVIQETGNIKTLRVVLDDDAAMKSFTYEPGQVGQLSVFGAGESTFVINSPPSQKNYLQFSVMQAGEVTSAIHRLSPGDKVGVRAPLGNYFPYADWKGKDIFFVGGGIGMAPIRTIMLHVLEHRADFGKVSLLYGARSPRDMAFSYETEDWLRRDDLDCTLCIDAPFDGWPHKVGLIPNVLLELNPDPKNCVAVLCGPPIMIKFTVQALQKLNFAPENIVTTLEKRMKCGVGICGRCNIGGRYVCVDGPVFTWQELQDLPPEL from the coding sequence ATGCTGCGCGAAATCACGGCCCGTCCCATGATGCAGGGCAACCCCTACCTGCCCATGCCCGCCACTGTGGCCGAAGTCATACAGGAAACCGGCAACATCAAGACCCTGCGCGTGGTGCTGGACGATGATGCGGCCATGAAGTCCTTTACCTACGAACCCGGCCAGGTGGGCCAGCTCTCCGTATTCGGCGCTGGCGAATCCACCTTTGTCATCAACTCGCCGCCGTCGCAGAAGAACTACCTCCAGTTCTCCGTCATGCAGGCGGGCGAAGTGACCTCGGCCATCCACAGGCTCTCGCCCGGCGACAAGGTGGGCGTGCGCGCACCTCTGGGCAATTACTTTCCCTACGCCGACTGGAAGGGCAAGGACATCTTCTTTGTGGGCGGCGGCATCGGCATGGCCCCCATCCGCACCATCATGCTGCACGTGCTGGAACACCGCGCCGATTTCGGCAAGGTGAGCCTCCTCTACGGCGCACGTTCCCCGCGCGACATGGCCTTCAGCTATGAAACGGAAGACTGGCTGCGCCGCGATGATCTGGACTGCACCCTGTGCATCGACGCCCCCTTTGACGGCTGGCCGCACAAGGTGGGCCTGATCCCCAATGTGCTGCTGGAACTCAACCCCGATCCCAAAAACTGCGTGGCTGTGCTCTGCGGCCCGCCCATCATGATCAAGTTCACGGTGCAGGCCCTGCAAAAACTCAATTTTGCGCCTGAAAACATCGTGACCACGCTTGAAAAACGCATGAAGTGCGGCGTGGGCATCTGCGGACGCTGCAACATCGGCGGCCGCTACGTCTGCGTGGACGGCCCCGTGTTCACCTGGCAGGAACTGCAGGATCTGCCGCCGGAACTGTAG
- a CDS encoding AEC family transporter → MAFLHALGGVFGLMLLGFVGFMLAARNWFGAETRIVLPRLITQIALPPFLMYTIMHSFHRDDLIMLAKGALLPLGSVTLTFALAIALAKLARVKRQHFGLFCASVANSNTIFIGIPVNLALFGESSIPYVLLYYAASTVFFWTVGVYSITCDITENRGKIPLRTRVRQVFSPPFLGFITGLILTMLGVELPEFLQNVARSLGNLTTPLAMIFIGISIYDMGLRSIRIGKDMVLLALGRMMLGPLVMTGLLYFFPVPALMGKVFIIQASLPVMAQAAILSAHYHTDPEFGAQAVSLTTLLSMITIPLYMVIF, encoded by the coding sequence ATGGCGTTTTTGCATGCGCTGGGCGGTGTATTCGGGCTGATGCTGCTGGGTTTTGTGGGTTTCATGCTGGCGGCGCGCAACTGGTTTGGCGCGGAAACCCGTATTGTTCTGCCGCGTCTGATCACCCAGATCGCCCTGCCGCCCTTTCTTATGTACACCATCATGCACTCGTTCCATCGGGACGACCTGATCATGCTGGCAAAGGGGGCGCTGCTGCCGTTGGGCTCTGTGACCCTCACCTTTGCGTTGGCCATTGCGCTTGCCAAATTGGCCCGCGTCAAAAGGCAGCATTTTGGCCTGTTTTGTGCCAGCGTCGCCAATTCAAACACCATTTTTATAGGTATTCCCGTCAATCTGGCCCTGTTTGGCGAAAGTTCCATCCCCTATGTATTGCTGTACTATGCTGCCAGCACGGTTTTTTTCTGGACTGTGGGGGTCTACTCCATTACATGCGATATTACTGAAAACAGAGGAAAAATCCCCCTGCGCACCAGGGTCAGGCAAGTGTTTTCCCCGCCTTTCCTGGGTTTTATCACAGGGTTGATTCTGACCATGCTGGGCGTTGAACTGCCCGAATTTTTGCAGAACGTCGCCCGCTCGCTGGGCAATCTCACTACGCCGCTGGCCATGATTTTTATCGGTATTTCCATCTACGATATGGGATTGCGCAGCATCAGGATTGGCAAGGATATGGTTCTGCTGGCGCTGGGGCGCATGATGCTTGGCCCGTTGGTGATGACTGGCCTGCTGTATTTCTTCCCGGTGCCTGCGCTTATGGGCAAGGTTTTCATCATCCAGGCATCCCTGCCTGTGATGGCCCAGGCGGCGATTTTGAGCGCCCACTATCATACTGACCCGGAATTTGGGGCGCAGGCCGTCAGCCTGACGACGTTGCTCTCCATGATCACCATTCCGCTTTACATGGTTATTTTTTAG
- the ilvD gene encoding dihydroxy-acid dehydratase encodes MDDEARSKKMKSGLEKAPHRSLLYALGLTREEMERPLIGIVNAASEVVPGHMHLNSLADAVKAGVRMSGGTPLQFPAIAVCDGLAMNHEGMRFSLPSREFIADSIEIMARGHAFDALVFIPNCDKCVPGMLMAMMRLNIPSVLVSGGPMLPGDIGPGKRGDLITVFEAVGKVRSGAMTEEELEYMAERACPGCGACAGMFTANSMNCLSETIGVALPGNGTIPAVSGARIRLAKTAGMRVMDLLRKNIRPLDIVTPKSVANAVAVDMALGCSTNTVLHLPAVFGEAGLKLGLEIFDEVSKKSPNLCKLSPAGKHYMVDLDNAGGIPAVMTELDKLGLINKDCMTATGKTVGENLKIMNARVMNPEVIRSVENPYSKQGGIAILRGSLAPEGAVVKQSAVAPEMMCRDVTARVFESEEDAMKAILDGKIKAGDGVVIRYEGPRGGPGMREMLSPTAAITGMGLGKDVALLTDGRFSGGTNGAAIGHISPEAADGGVIALVHEGDTIHIDIPNRKLDLLVDEAELAKRRAALVVPKKDCPYPVLRRYAYLVSSAANGGRYKEI; translated from the coding sequence ATGGATGATGAAGCACGCAGCAAAAAAATGAAGTCCGGGCTGGAAAAAGCCCCCCACCGCTCCCTGCTCTATGCTCTGGGCCTCACCAGAGAAGAAATGGAACGCCCCCTGATAGGTATTGTGAACGCCGCCAGCGAGGTCGTTCCCGGGCATATGCACCTGAACAGCCTGGCCGACGCGGTCAAGGCCGGTGTACGTATGTCGGGCGGTACGCCGCTGCAGTTCCCGGCTATTGCCGTGTGCGACGGCCTGGCCATGAACCATGAAGGCATGCGTTTTTCCCTGCCCTCGCGTGAATTCATTGCGGATTCCATTGAAATTATGGCGCGCGGTCACGCCTTTGACGCCCTGGTGTTCATTCCCAACTGCGACAAGTGCGTCCCCGGTATGCTTATGGCCATGATGCGCCTGAACATTCCCTCGGTGCTGGTTTCCGGCGGCCCTATGCTGCCCGGCGATATAGGCCCCGGCAAGCGTGGCGATCTTATCACCGTGTTTGAGGCCGTGGGCAAGGTGCGTAGCGGCGCCATGACAGAAGAAGAGCTGGAATATATGGCCGAACGCGCCTGTCCCGGCTGTGGCGCCTGCGCGGGCATGTTCACGGCCAACTCTATGAACTGCCTGTCTGAAACCATCGGCGTGGCCCTGCCCGGCAACGGCACCATCCCCGCTGTGAGCGGCGCGCGCATTCGCCTTGCCAAAACGGCGGGCATGCGGGTTATGGATCTGCTGCGCAAGAATATCCGCCCGCTGGACATCGTAACGCCCAAGTCTGTTGCTAACGCCGTGGCCGTGGATATGGCCCTTGGCTGCTCCACCAATACCGTGCTGCACCTGCCCGCCGTGTTCGGCGAGGCCGGGTTGAAGCTTGGCCTGGAAATTTTTGACGAAGTCAGCAAAAAAAGCCCCAATCTGTGCAAGCTTTCCCCGGCGGGCAAGCATTACATGGTTGATCTGGATAACGCGGGCGGCATCCCTGCCGTCATGACCGAGCTGGACAAGCTGGGCCTCATCAACAAGGACTGCATGACCGCCACGGGCAAGACCGTGGGCGAAAACCTCAAGATCATGAACGCCCGCGTCATGAACCCTGAAGTGATCCGCAGTGTTGAAAATCCCTATTCCAAACAGGGCGGCATTGCCATTCTGCGCGGCAGCCTGGCCCCCGAGGGCGCTGTGGTCAAGCAGTCTGCGGTTGCCCCGGAAATGATGTGCCGCGATGTTACGGCCCGCGTTTTCGAGTCGGAAGAAGACGCCATGAAGGCCATTCTTGACGGCAAGATCAAGGCCGGGGACGGCGTTGTGATCCGTTACGAAGGCCCGCGCGGCGGCCCGGGCATGCGCGAAATGCTCTCGCCCACGGCGGCCATCACAGGCATGGGCCTTGGCAAGGATGTTGCCCTGCTGACGGACGGCCGTTTCTCAGGCGGCACCAATGGCGCGGCCATCGGGCACATTTCGCCCGAAGCGGCGGACGGTGGTGTTATCGCCCTGGTGCACGAAGGCGATACCATCCATATCGACATTCCCAACCGCAAGCTGGATCTGCTTGTGGACGAGGCCGAGCTTGCCAAGCGGCGCGCCGCCCTTGTGGTGCCCAAGAAGGATTGCCCTTACCCTGTGCTGCGGCGTTATGCCTATCTGGTCAGCTCGGCTGCCAATGGCGGGCGTTACAAGGAAATCTAA